From a region of the Arachis ipaensis cultivar K30076 chromosome B09, Araip1.1, whole genome shotgun sequence genome:
- the LOC107617008 gene encoding serine/threonine-protein phosphatase 5-like, translating to MEMPLSFYVKKMCPNDIDASKKLKECEKVVMKLKFEEAIAVPEHQRRPITDSIDFHSIDVEPQYSGARIEGDVVTLDFVKKMMDDFKNQKCLHKRYAFQIVLQTREMLKALPSLVDINVPDGKHFTVCGDV from the exons ATGGAGATGCCTCTTAGCTTTTAT GTTAAGAAAATGTGCCCAAATGACATTGATGCATCAAAGAAATTGAAGGAGTGTGAAAAAGTTGTTATGAAACTTAAATTTGAAGAAGCAATTGCTGTGCCAGAGCATCAAAGACGTCCAATAACCGACTCCATAGATTTCCATTCTATAG ATGTGGAGCCACAATATTCTGGAGCAAGAATAGAGGGGGATGTTGTTACTTTAGATTTTGTGAAGAAAATGATGGATGATTTCAAGAATCAAAAGTGCTTACACAAACG TTATGCATTTCAGATTGTATTGCAAACCAGAGAAATGTTGAAAGCTTTGCCTTCTCTTGTTGATATAAATGTTCCCGATGGCAAACATTTTACTGTTTGTGGTGATGTGtaa